One region of Vespula vulgaris chromosome 9, iyVesVulg1.1, whole genome shotgun sequence genomic DNA includes:
- the LOC127066338 gene encoding probable ATP-dependent RNA helicase DDX46 isoform X1, with product MVRSSDKDRHHRRRSRSRSRSRSATPEKKRRRSRSRERERERDKGRHRERRSRSRDRDRDRSDRRDRSERERDRDRREKRGDSKEKRLTGSKSSRSGKERSNRSRSRDRKEKEKGETEELPFDHTKLDKEEEQKRLELEMQKRRERIERWRAERKKKELEATKKDGKTSILANLQLPMKKWSLEDDSDEETPVVQNSNKEVKEEGALKEEVEETKEETKDEEEEVDPLDAFMAEVQEEVRKVNKLDSKAPKSTNNGTDPGNRQSVVIVTGVAKKKVQKQKGELIEQNQDGLEYSSEEEGENLHETAAGIANKQKRELAKVDHATTEYQPFRKSFYVEVPEIARMTSEEVETYKEELEGIRVKGKGCPKPIKSWAHCGITKKELDVLKKLGYEKPTPIQCQAIPAIMSGRDLIGIAKTGSGKTLAFLLPMFRHILDQSPLADGDGPIALIMTPTRELCMQIGRDSKKFTKSLGLSHVCVYGGTGISEQIAELKRGAEIIVCTPGRMIDMLAANSGRVTNLRRVTYVVLDEADRMFDMGFEPQVMRIMENVRPDRQTVLFSATFPRQMEALARRILTRPVEVQVGGRSVVCKDVEQHVVVLEEDQKFYKLLEILGHYQDKGSAIVFVDKQENADTLLKDLMKASYSCMSLHGGIDQCDRDSTILDFKAGRTKLLVATSVAARGLDVKHLVLVVNYDCPNHYEDYVHRCGRTGRAGNKGYAYTFITSEQERYAGDILRAHELAGVPVPEPLRQLWEAYKARQAADGKKVHTGGGFSGKGFKFDESEAALANEKKKFQKAALGLQDSDDEDIENDIDQQIESMLAPKRTVREIARPSATNIAVPGQPVTSATDKLELARRLASKINIAKNLGAEAKGATQQAAEAILKGAGPTNLITAKTVAEQLAAKLNTKLNYQPREEDLVETDAETGEQTFRKYEEELEINDFPQQARWRVTSKEALAQISEYSEAGLTVRGTYIAPGKAPPEGERKLYLAIESTSELAVSKAKAEVSRLIKEELIKLQASGAHTASRGRYKVL from the exons atggTTCGGAGCAGCGACAA GGATAGACATCATAGAAGACGGTCTAGATCAAGATCGAGATCACGTTCTGCTACACcagaaaagaaacgacgacgttctagaagcagagaaagagaaagagaaagagacaagggAAGGcatagagaaaggagaagtCGTTcacgagatagagatagggataGAAGTGACAGAAGAGACCGttcggagagagaaagggatcgTGACAGAAGGGAGAAACg TGGAGACAGTAAAGAAAAGCGTCTTACAGGCTCAAAGTCGTCACGCTCTGGTAAAGAGCGATCCAACAGATCTCGTTCGAGGGacagaaaggagaaggagaaaggggaAACAGAAGAATTACCATTTGATCATACAAAATTAgataaa gAAGAGGAACAAAAACGATTGGAATTAGAAAtgcaaaagagaagagagaggatagaAAGATGGCGTgctgaaaggaagaaaaaggagttaGAGGCAACTAAGAAAGATGGTAAGACATCTATTTTGGCAAATCTTCAATTGCCTATGAAAAAATGGTCCCTCGAGGATGACAGTGATGAGGAAACGCCTGTGGTTCAGAATAGCAATAAGGAAGTCAAAGAGGAAGGTGctttgaaagaagaagtagaagagacTAAAGAAGAGACcaaagatgaagaggaagaagttgATCCGCTTGATGCTTTCATGGCAGAG GTCCAAGAAGAAGTCAGAAAAGTCAATAAACTCGACAGTAAAGCTCCAAAGAGTACTAATAATGGTACAGACCCTGGAAATCGACAAAGTGTTGTTATTGTCACAGGCGTGGCTAAAAAGAAAGtacagaaacaaaaaggagagTTAATCGAACAAAATCAAGATGGTCTTGAGTATTCTAgtgaagaggaaggagaaaatcTTCATGAGACAGCAGCTGGAATTGCGaataaacagaaaagagaactAGCTAAAGTAGATCATGCGACAACAGAATACCAACCATttagaaaatcattttatgTAGAAGTACCTGAGATTG ctAGGATGACATCAGAAGAAGTAGAAACTTATAAGGAAGAGCTAGAAGGTATACGTGTAAAAGGAAAGGGATGTCCAAAACCGATTAAGTCATGGGCACATTGTGGCAtaactaaaaaagaattagatgTTCTGAAAAAACTTGGATATGAAAAACCAACCCCTATCCAATGTCAAGCCATTCCAGCTATAATGTCCGGACGCGATCTTATAGGAATCGCAAAAACTGGAAGTGGAAAAACACTAGCATTTTTATTACCAATGTTTCGTCACATACTAGATCAATCTCCATTAGCTGACGGAGATGGACCAATCGCATTAATCATGACACCAACTCGTGAACTTTGTATGCAGATTGGTCGAGATTCCAAAAAATTCACAAAGTCTTTAGGTCTTTCgcacgtatgtgtgtacggTGGTACTGGTATATCTGAACAAATAGCAGAATTAAAAAGAGGTGCAGAAATAATCGTGTGTACGCCAGGAAGAATGATTGACATGTTAGCGGCAAATAGTGGTAGAGTGACTAATTTACGTAGAGTGACTTACGTAGTTCTCGATGAAGCTGACAGAATGTTCGACATGGGTTTCGAACCACAAGTAATGCGTATAATGGAAAACGTTAGACCAGATAGACAAACAGTTTTGTTCAGTGCAACGTTTCCAAGACAAATGGAAGCACTTGCCAGAAGAATACTTACTAGACCTGTCGAAGTACAAGTCGGTGGTCGTTCCGTAGTTTGCAAAGACGTTGAACAACATGTGGTGGTATTAGAGGAAGATCAAAAGTTTTATAAACTTCTCGAAATCCTTGGACATTACCAAGATAAAGGCTCTGCTATCGTATTTGTCGATAAACAAGAAAACGCAGATACACTTTTAAAAGATCTTATGAAAGCCTCTTATTCATGCATGTCTCTACACGGAGGTATTGATCAATGCGACAGAGATTCAACTATTTTAGACTTCAAAGCTGGACGAACGAAATTGCTTGTTGCAACGTCTGTGGCCGCGAGAGGATTAGATGTTAAACATCTTGTACTTGTTGTTAATTATGATTGTCCAAATCATTATGAAGATTATGTACACAGATGTGGTAGAACGGGCAGAGCTGGAAATAAAGG atatgcatatacatttattacatCCGAACAAGAACGTTATGCAGGCGATATTTTACGTGCACATGAATTGGCAGGTGTACCTGTTCCAGAACCTCTGCGACAATTATGGGAAGCTTATAAGGCTCGTCAAGCAGCAGACGGAAAGAAAGTACATACAGGAGGTGGTTTTAGCGGTAAAGGTTTCAAATTCGACGAATCAGAAGCGGCATTAGccaacgagaaaaagaaattccaaaAAGCAGCCCTTGGTCTCCAAGATTCCGATGACGAAGACATTGAAAATGATATCGATCAACAAATCGAAAGCATGCTTGCTCCTAAAAGAACGGTTCGCGAGATCGCAAGACCATCCGCTACAAATATTGCAGTTCCTGGTCAACCAGTGACAAGTGCTACCGACAAATTAGAATTGGCCAGAAGACTTGCATCCAAAATCAATATTGCTAAAAATTTAGGTGCAGAAGCAAAAGGAGCTACGCAACAAGCAGCAGAAGCTATATTGAAGGGCGCCGGTCCTACAAATTTGATTACG gcAAAGACCGTTGCCGAACAACTGGCTGCTAAATTAAATACTAAACTTAATTATCAGCCACGCGAAGAAGATCTCGTGGAAACCGACGCGGAAACTGGCGAACAAACTTTCCGCAAATACGAAGAggaattagaaataaatgatttccCTCAGCAAGCAAGATGGCGTGTTACGAGTAAAGAAGCTTTAGCACAAATCTCTGAATACTCGGAGGCAGGTCTTACAGTTAGAGGAACGTACATTGCTCCTGGTAAAGCACCGCcagaaggggaaagaaaattgtatctTGCGATTGAGTCAACCAGTGAATTAGCAGTTAGCAAAGCAAAGGCAGAAGTCTCTCGacttataaaagaagaattaatcaAGTTACAAGCATCTGGAGCTCATACCGCTTCTCGCGGACGATATAAAGTTTTGTAA
- the LOC127066341 gene encoding reversion-inducing cysteine-rich protein with Kazal motifs gives MLAIKALMVVLPVIVVANPLFDGAQEMSCCSLAAGSCRSVCSKIPLVTLGAEAEARNNATLRLLEFCSIELTDFWSCVNSTLKEAKKNENWSGRRCCHLAQNPICQSTCALSGSRSNLNESCRPSDEPELFSCLERREEAERCCSTVSNDTCRSVCKDLFHRPGKQSSLKLYSSKGCFHQIPKCLKTVAEVRHVEDPKQYLHCCDEARNAACSETCREILHTATTDQEILDALAEKCSPILPHSPLWSCVLKSTPTKPVRLPLDTGKLSCCSRANRQRCQNLCWRAFQADWETAWTQLDTECLSSNLESELRRCLDEADNSCEMGCSGLSYCARFNDRPTTLFRTCTAAADDVAKWEADHWSRGGVIRGLGVTVRVASSCPPETLRAAACFLQLRPCDIRTHETRLCREDCLELMASCVDWSTIVGSHTAATLCSKLSPGRPDAPCVSLKPFLENPRDDNSVIHPDDDITTPCKNNPCPQGQVCILTVNERKIYRCVPGCSLGEMSKQVVPLSSWVQIPRYDQHGCLRICQCTLLGLEKCRTLNCINFDFCWVQDRFIPPRLNFYLECNPCRCFEGEVTCSRKTCTEIKIPSLPCDCPAHYVPVCGKSGYTFASACLAKCAGFTANEVDFGRCSSRDPCSPNPCDGTDKCVRRRRVCLSTIHKYCRQYECVPIDCDPQGDNSGPVCDKDNHQHHSFCAMIRAGASLGYRSPCLKGCSLRGPVCGVDGEIYINECAAWAEKTVVDYYGPCVAVGLISDQVKPRCGDIVQCPPLKEPNCIGVTPPGACCPVCGGAARLFYSRKQLDKIYHVMDEEIDKDFVTLDALLTALRRQVQVAQCAVRGMVTPEGDIFIVVQSVLEKPSSLQLRACIAETEKLVVRITERSPKIAAEVPLGSLTRAEVAHAHVSIANVNRVWFSMISCTIVFSIFA, from the exons agATGTCCTGCTGTTCGCTGGCTGCCGGATCCTGTCGAAGTGTTTGCTCGAAG atCCCGCTTGTAACTTTGGGAGCAGAAGCTGAAGCAAGAAATAATGCGACTCTACGTCTTTTGGAATTCTGTTCCATCGAGTTG ACGGACTTTTGGTCCTGCGTCAACTCCACTCTAAAGG AggcaaagaaaaatgaaaattggtCGGGTAGAAGATGTTGTCATTTGGCACAAAATCCAATATGTCAGTCGACTTGTGCCCTGTCAGGATCCCGAAGTAATTTGAACGAATCATGCAGACCTAGCGACGAACCGgaacttttttcttgtttggaAAGACGCGAAGAAGCAGAGCGTTGTTGCAGTACCGTTTCCAATGACACGTGCAGGTCTGTTTGCAAAGATTTATTTCATAGACCTGGAAAACAATCGAGTTTGAAATTGTATAGCAGCAAGGGTTGCTTTCATCAAATACCAAAGTGTCTTAAAACCGTAGCCGAAGTGAGACACGTCGAAGATCCGAAGCAAT ATTTGCATTGTTGCGACGAAGCGAGGAACGCGGCTTGTTCAGAAACTTGTCGAGAAATTCTCCATACAGCAACGACCGATCAGGAAATTTTGGATGCTCTTGCAGAAAAATGCAGCCCCATATTGCCACATTCGCCGTTGTGGAGTTGCGTATTGAAGTCGACTCCAACGAAACCTGTACGTTTACCATTGGACACCGGTAAACTCTCCTGTTGCTCCAGAGCAAATAGACAACGTTGTCAGAATCTTTGTTGGAGGGCATTTCAAGCAGATTGGGAGACAGCTTGGACTCAACTTGACACGGAATGTCTCTCTTCAAACTTGGAGAGCGAACTGCGAAGATGCCTCGACGAAGCTGATAATTCTTGTGAAATGGGATGCTCTGGTCTTTCTTATTGCGCACGATTTAACGACAGACCGACCACTCTGTTCAG GACGTGCACAGCGGCAGCCGACGATGTTGCCAAGTGGGAGGCAGATCATTGGTCTCGAGGTGGTGTCATTCGAGGACTTGGCGTTACTGTCCGAGTAGCATCATCCTGTCCACCAGAAACTTTACGCGCGGCAGCTTGTTTTTTGCAATTACGACCTTGCGACATAAGAACACACGAGACGCGACTCTGTCGAGAGGACTGTTTGGAATTGATGGCCAGTTGTGTGGACTGGTCTACTATCGTAGGATCTCATACGGCTGCTACTTTATGTTCGAAGCTTTCACCAGGTAGACCAGATGCTCCATGTGTCTCTTTAAAACCTTTCCTTGAAAATCCACGGGACGACAATTCTGTGATTCATCCGGATGACGATATCACGACACCTTGTAAGAATAATCCTTGTCCTCAAGGTCAAGTATGTATTTTGACCGTAAACGAGCGAAAAATTTATCGTTGCGTGCCCGGCTGTTCTTTGGGAGAAATGTCGAAACAAGTCGTACCACTTTCTTCCTGGGTTCAAATTCCAAGATACGATCAACACGGTTGTCTCAGGATATGTCAGTGCACGTTACTCGGATTGGAAAAATGTAGGACTTTGAATTGCATCAATTTCGATTTCTGTTGGGTACAAGATCGTTTTATTCCACCGAGATTGAACTTTTATCTTGAGTGTAATCCTTGCCGTTGTTTCGAGGGTGAGGTCACTTGTTCGAGAAAAACGTGCACGGAGATCAAGATACCTTCTTTACCATGTGATTGTCCGGCTCATTACGTACCAGTGTGCGGAAAGTCAGGTTACACTTTTGCATCGGCGTGTCTAGCTAAGTGTGCTGGTTTCACCGCGAACGAGGTTGACTTTGGTAGATGTTCTAGCCGAGATCCTTGCTCGCCAAATCCTTGCGACGGTACGGATAAGTGTGTAAGAAGGCGCAGAGTCTGTTTATCAACGATTCACAAATATTGTCGACAATACGAGTGTGTACCGATAGATTGCGATCCTCAAGGCGATAACAGCGGTCCAGTTTGCGACAAAGACAACCATCAGCATCACTCGTTTTGTGCTATGATACGAGCGGGAGCTAGTCTTGGCTATAGATCTCCTTGTTTGAAAGGTTGCAGTCTTCGTGGACCTGTTTGCGGTGTCGACggtgaaatatatatcaatgagTGTGCCGCTTGGGCAGAGAAAACCGTTGTAGATTATTACGGTCCATGTGTCGCTGTTGGCTTGATAAGTGATCAAGTTAAGCCTAGATGCGGCGACATCGTTCAATGTCCACCATTGAAGGAACCTAATTGTATCGGAGTTACGCCACCTGGTGCTTGTTGTCCTGTCTGTGGCGGAGCTGccagattattttattcgagaaaacag ttggataaaatatatcacgtgatggacgaagaaatagataaagacTTCGTAACATTGGATGCACTTTTAACTGCATTAAGACGACAAGTACAGGTAGCGCAGTGTGCAGTCCGCGGTATGGTGACTCCCGAAggtgatatttttattgtcgtACAATCTGTGCTTGAAAAACCTTCGTCTTTACAATTGCGAGCTTGCATAGCGGAAACGGAAAAGCTCGTTGTTAGAATCACGGAAAGAAGTCCTAAAATTGCAGCGGAAGTTCCTTTGGGATCGCTCACTCGAGCAGAAGTGGCACACGCTCATGTTTCTATTGCTAACGTTAATCGTGTTTGGTTTTCAATGATATCTTGCACGATCGTATTCAGTATTTTTGCATGA
- the LOC127066338 gene encoding probable ATP-dependent RNA helicase DDX46 isoform X2, giving the protein MNSNKEVKEEGALKEEVEETKEETKDEEEEVDPLDAFMAEVQEEVRKVNKLDSKAPKSTNNGTDPGNRQSVVIVTGVAKKKVQKQKGELIEQNQDGLEYSSEEEGENLHETAAGIANKQKRELAKVDHATTEYQPFRKSFYVEVPEIARMTSEEVETYKEELEGIRVKGKGCPKPIKSWAHCGITKKELDVLKKLGYEKPTPIQCQAIPAIMSGRDLIGIAKTGSGKTLAFLLPMFRHILDQSPLADGDGPIALIMTPTRELCMQIGRDSKKFTKSLGLSHVCVYGGTGISEQIAELKRGAEIIVCTPGRMIDMLAANSGRVTNLRRVTYVVLDEADRMFDMGFEPQVMRIMENVRPDRQTVLFSATFPRQMEALARRILTRPVEVQVGGRSVVCKDVEQHVVVLEEDQKFYKLLEILGHYQDKGSAIVFVDKQENADTLLKDLMKASYSCMSLHGGIDQCDRDSTILDFKAGRTKLLVATSVAARGLDVKHLVLVVNYDCPNHYEDYVHRCGRTGRAGNKGYAYTFITSEQERYAGDILRAHELAGVPVPEPLRQLWEAYKARQAADGKKVHTGGGFSGKGFKFDESEAALANEKKKFQKAALGLQDSDDEDIENDIDQQIESMLAPKRTVREIARPSATNIAVPGQPVTSATDKLELARRLASKINIAKNLGAEAKGATQQAAEAILKGAGPTNLITAKTVAEQLAAKLNTKLNYQPREEDLVETDAETGEQTFRKYEEELEINDFPQQARWRVTSKEALAQISEYSEAGLTVRGTYIAPGKAPPEGERKLYLAIESTSELAVSKAKAEVSRLIKEELIKLQASGAHTASRGRYKVL; this is encoded by the exons ATG AATAGCAATAAGGAAGTCAAAGAGGAAGGTGctttgaaagaagaagtagaagagacTAAAGAAGAGACcaaagatgaagaggaagaagttgATCCGCTTGATGCTTTCATGGCAGAG GTCCAAGAAGAAGTCAGAAAAGTCAATAAACTCGACAGTAAAGCTCCAAAGAGTACTAATAATGGTACAGACCCTGGAAATCGACAAAGTGTTGTTATTGTCACAGGCGTGGCTAAAAAGAAAGtacagaaacaaaaaggagagTTAATCGAACAAAATCAAGATGGTCTTGAGTATTCTAgtgaagaggaaggagaaaatcTTCATGAGACAGCAGCTGGAATTGCGaataaacagaaaagagaactAGCTAAAGTAGATCATGCGACAACAGAATACCAACCATttagaaaatcattttatgTAGAAGTACCTGAGATTG ctAGGATGACATCAGAAGAAGTAGAAACTTATAAGGAAGAGCTAGAAGGTATACGTGTAAAAGGAAAGGGATGTCCAAAACCGATTAAGTCATGGGCACATTGTGGCAtaactaaaaaagaattagatgTTCTGAAAAAACTTGGATATGAAAAACCAACCCCTATCCAATGTCAAGCCATTCCAGCTATAATGTCCGGACGCGATCTTATAGGAATCGCAAAAACTGGAAGTGGAAAAACACTAGCATTTTTATTACCAATGTTTCGTCACATACTAGATCAATCTCCATTAGCTGACGGAGATGGACCAATCGCATTAATCATGACACCAACTCGTGAACTTTGTATGCAGATTGGTCGAGATTCCAAAAAATTCACAAAGTCTTTAGGTCTTTCgcacgtatgtgtgtacggTGGTACTGGTATATCTGAACAAATAGCAGAATTAAAAAGAGGTGCAGAAATAATCGTGTGTACGCCAGGAAGAATGATTGACATGTTAGCGGCAAATAGTGGTAGAGTGACTAATTTACGTAGAGTGACTTACGTAGTTCTCGATGAAGCTGACAGAATGTTCGACATGGGTTTCGAACCACAAGTAATGCGTATAATGGAAAACGTTAGACCAGATAGACAAACAGTTTTGTTCAGTGCAACGTTTCCAAGACAAATGGAAGCACTTGCCAGAAGAATACTTACTAGACCTGTCGAAGTACAAGTCGGTGGTCGTTCCGTAGTTTGCAAAGACGTTGAACAACATGTGGTGGTATTAGAGGAAGATCAAAAGTTTTATAAACTTCTCGAAATCCTTGGACATTACCAAGATAAAGGCTCTGCTATCGTATTTGTCGATAAACAAGAAAACGCAGATACACTTTTAAAAGATCTTATGAAAGCCTCTTATTCATGCATGTCTCTACACGGAGGTATTGATCAATGCGACAGAGATTCAACTATTTTAGACTTCAAAGCTGGACGAACGAAATTGCTTGTTGCAACGTCTGTGGCCGCGAGAGGATTAGATGTTAAACATCTTGTACTTGTTGTTAATTATGATTGTCCAAATCATTATGAAGATTATGTACACAGATGTGGTAGAACGGGCAGAGCTGGAAATAAAGG atatgcatatacatttattacatCCGAACAAGAACGTTATGCAGGCGATATTTTACGTGCACATGAATTGGCAGGTGTACCTGTTCCAGAACCTCTGCGACAATTATGGGAAGCTTATAAGGCTCGTCAAGCAGCAGACGGAAAGAAAGTACATACAGGAGGTGGTTTTAGCGGTAAAGGTTTCAAATTCGACGAATCAGAAGCGGCATTAGccaacgagaaaaagaaattccaaaAAGCAGCCCTTGGTCTCCAAGATTCCGATGACGAAGACATTGAAAATGATATCGATCAACAAATCGAAAGCATGCTTGCTCCTAAAAGAACGGTTCGCGAGATCGCAAGACCATCCGCTACAAATATTGCAGTTCCTGGTCAACCAGTGACAAGTGCTACCGACAAATTAGAATTGGCCAGAAGACTTGCATCCAAAATCAATATTGCTAAAAATTTAGGTGCAGAAGCAAAAGGAGCTACGCAACAAGCAGCAGAAGCTATATTGAAGGGCGCCGGTCCTACAAATTTGATTACG gcAAAGACCGTTGCCGAACAACTGGCTGCTAAATTAAATACTAAACTTAATTATCAGCCACGCGAAGAAGATCTCGTGGAAACCGACGCGGAAACTGGCGAACAAACTTTCCGCAAATACGAAGAggaattagaaataaatgatttccCTCAGCAAGCAAGATGGCGTGTTACGAGTAAAGAAGCTTTAGCACAAATCTCTGAATACTCGGAGGCAGGTCTTACAGTTAGAGGAACGTACATTGCTCCTGGTAAAGCACCGCcagaaggggaaagaaaattgtatctTGCGATTGAGTCAACCAGTGAATTAGCAGTTAGCAAAGCAAAGGCAGAAGTCTCTCGacttataaaagaagaattaatcaAGTTACAAGCATCTGGAGCTCATACCGCTTCTCGCGGACGATATAAAGTTTTGTAA